The DNA segment CGCCCATTGCTCCGGACTCAGTTGCACCGTCAGTACGCCGTTGCGCTGGCAGTTGTCGAAGAATATTCCGGCGAAGGTGGTGCCGATCAGCGCCCGAATACCCAGCTGTTTCAGCCCCCAGACCGCATGTTCACGGCTGGAACCGCAGCCAAAGTTTGGCCCGACCAGCAAGAATTTTGCCTGCTGCCACTCAGGCTGATTGAGGATAAACGACGGATCCGGCGAGCCATCGGCCAGAAAACGCAGATCAAAAAATACACCACGATCCAGCCCGTTGCGGTCAATGCCTTTCAGAAACTGTTTCGGCATGATCACATCAGTATCAACGTTGGCCGCAGGGAAGGGCGCAGCCACACCGCTAAGTACGTTAAATGCCTGCATAGTCTTCTCCTTTTACGTCACGCACATCGGTCAGGTGACCACAAATGGCAGCGGCAGCCACCATCGCCGGGCTCATCAGATGGGTGCGTGCGCCCGCGCCCTGACGCCCTTCAAAATTACGGTTGGTGCTGGATGCGCAGCGATCGCCGGGCGAGAGCACGTCATCATTCATCGCCAGACACATCGAGCAGCCGGATTGCCGCCATTCAAAACCGGCCTGAATGAAGACATCTGCCAGACCTTCCGCTTCCGCCTGCGCGCGCACCTGACTTGAGCCTGGCACGATCATCGCCCGCACGGTAGAGGCGACTTTTTTACCGCGCACCACAGCAGCGGCGGCGCGTAAATCTTCGATGCGCGCGTTTGTACAGGAGCCGATAAATGCATGGCTGATGTTG comes from the Enterobacteriaceae bacterium Kacie_13 genome and includes:
- the leuD gene encoding 3-isopropylmalate dehydratase small subunit; the encoded protein is MQAFNVLSGVAAPFPAANVDTDVIMPKQFLKGIDRNGLDRGVFFDLRFLADGSPDPSFILNQPEWQQAKFLLVGPNFGCGSSREHAVWGLKQLGIRALIGTTFAGIFFDNCQRNGVLTVQLSPEQWAQIAKEVAQADKNDITVDLPAQTISLHDGNEIAFNIDELSKTSLLNGLDAVGNTLRYSEEIREFQRSHLQRNPWLA